Below is a window of Sulfitobacter sp. BSw21498 DNA.
TCACGGATGCCATCGCCATCGGTGTCGGTCCAGCCGGCTTCGTCCAGCAAGGCTTTGGCGCCTTCAAGATCCTGCGTCAGACATTCAGTGTTGTCGGATGCGTAAAGCTCGGGGGCGGGGACAAGGTTACAGGTTGCACGGCCGGCTTGACCATACCCGACTTCGACCAGCAAAGGACGGTCGATCGCCATGGAAAGCGCCTTGCGGACTTTGAAGTCCGACAGGATCGGGTGCGGATGCGCAAGCGTCGCACGTTCACCTTCTGGCAGGTCTGGCGACGGATCGGTCATGTTCATTTCGATCCGTTCGACCAAGGTACCGAATGCAGAGATCGCCTGACCTTTACCGCCTTCGGCCATCTTCGCCAGTACGTCGGGGGCCAGCTGCATGTTCCAGGCATAGTCGTATTCGCCGGTTTCCATCACGGCACGGCCCGCCGCATTCGCATCACCACCACCCTTGAGGGTCAGGGTCGCAAACGCAGGTTTGTTCGGATCGCGGTAGTTGGGGTTGGCTTCCATCTGGATCACGTCATTGGGACGGAAGTCCGTGACGCGGAACGGGCCGGTGCCGATGGGGTTAAAGTTCGCTTCGGTACATTCCGGCGCCTTGGACCCCAGACAATCCTTAAACTGCGCAGCCTGAATGATCGGGGATTGCGCGCCCATGAACGGGCCGTAAGGGTTGGGCTTGGCATCAGAAAAATGGACGGTCACCGTCAGATCATCCACGATATCGATGCTTTCGACACCATCAAATTTTGACGCCTGCGCGCAACCACCTTCGGGGTGCATACAGTATTCAGCGGTGAACTTCAGGTCTGCGGACGTCACCGGCGTACCATCAGACCACAGCAGGCCTTCTTGCAACTTCCAAGTCACAGATTTCAGATCTTCGGACACGCCGCCGTTTTCAACGGTGGGAATTTCGGCAGCCAGATAGGGCACCAGTGCGCCGGTTTCGTCATAGCGGCCCAGTGGTTCGAGCACGAGGCTCGCGGCCTCGAGGTCCTTGGTGCCGCCCGACAGATAGGGGGTCATGATCGAGGGCGCTTGCCAGTAGATCACTTTTACCTCGCCGTCGCGTCCACGCTCGCCTTCATGGGCGGCGCCAAATGCGGCGGGGGCAATCGCTACGGAAGCCGCAGCCCCCAGTAACAGGGTTTTCATGTTCATAGCTTACTCCTTGTTGGACACCGGTGATTTTTTTTGGTGCCTTTTTTATGGTCCGTCTTTCTGGCACTGCCAAAACCGTCACTCTTGATCGACGCAGGGTAGGTGGGGCATCGGGGCTGGCAAAGTTGCCCGCTACAATGCCCGTTTTTTCGGCCACGCCAATTACGTTGAAGCATCGAAACAGGTTTGAAAAAAAAAGCAAGCCTCCAAAGCTGTGGATGTTAGCGGTCGCGCTGACGGATTTGACACCAGAGGATGATTGGCCTTAGCGTCGTCGGATTGATTAAACGAGAAGCGCTGGAAAATACCATGCTAGACGAGGCAAAGCCGACACCAATCGCGCAAATTCAAGAGCTTAGGGTCGAATTTCAAACTCAGGACGGACCCGTCTTGGGGGTGGAGAACGTCAGCTTTGACATTAATGCGGGTGAAACCGTCTGCGTTGTGGGCGAATCCGGCTCGGGTAAGTCGGTGTCTTCTTTGTCGTTGATGCGTCTGGTCGAGTTCGGCGG
It encodes the following:
- a CDS encoding peptide ABC transporter substrate-binding protein translates to MNMKTLLLGAAASVAIAPAAFGAAHEGERGRDGEVKVIYWQAPSIMTPYLSGGTKDLEAASLVLEPLGRYDETGALVPYLAAEIPTVENGGVSEDLKSVTWKLQEGLLWSDGTPVTSADLKFTAEYCMHPEGGCAQASKFDGVESIDIVDDLTVTVHFSDAKPNPYGPFMGAQSPIIQAAQFKDCLGSKAPECTEANFNPIGTGPFRVTDFRPNDVIQMEANPNYRDPNKPAFATLTLKGGGDANAAGRAVMETGEYDYAWNMQLAPDVLAKMAEGGKGQAISAFGTLVERIEMNMTDPSPDLPEGERATLAHPHPILSDFKVRKALSMAIDRPLLVEVGYGQAGRATCNLVPAPELYASDNTECLTQDLEGAKALLDEAGWTDTDGDGIRDKDGEKLALLFQSSTNAVRQDFQALIKDWWNQIGVEVELRNLDSSVFFGGDPGSPDTFQKFYADVEMYANNFDGTDPQAYLSAYRCGNEPKPSSQWQGENINRFCSEEYDELLDELSRTGALDKRGEIAKKLNNIITRDTMTIVPLVDRGRVSAASNTLGGVILNTWDSELWNAADWYRVKE